In Sphaeramia orbicularis chromosome 10, fSphaOr1.1, whole genome shotgun sequence, the following proteins share a genomic window:
- the fgfbp2a gene encoding fibroblast growth factor binding protein 2a yields MWAQATSLLLLLFACSFWPAEGQSDGSRRQNIWNEPIKFNTKAKDQCTMIITGQGEYTKLRLSCEGKRSYWCEYVGKPYTCRSYNKNPRHYFIQMMWGLRKLFNACQAPRVIKPHMCRTASDESQMVFSSSSISRAQLDASRAAQRPASRQPVRVQPRVKGTQQTTPRPTPPAVESNPKRIARLYCWRSLQGVCAYVVGLFRS; encoded by the coding sequence ATGTGGGCCCAGGCCACctccctgctgctgctgctgttcgccTGCTCCTTTTGGCCCGCTGAGGGTCAGAGCGACGGCAGCAGGAGACAGAACATCTGGAACGAACCCATCAAATTCAACACTAAGGCGAAGGACCAATGCACCATGATCATCACCGGTCAAGGGGAGTACACCAAATTGAGGCTGTCCTGCGAGGGAAAGCGCTCGTACTGGTGCGAGTACGTGGGCAAGCCGTACACGTGCCGCTCCTACAACAAAAACCCCCGTCACTACTTCATCCAGATGATGTGGGGGCTCAGAAAACTCTTCAACGCCTGCCAAGCACCCAGGGTTATCAAACCTCACATGTGCAGGACAGCAAGTGATGAATCTCAGATGGTCTTCTCCTCGTCTTCAATTTCCAGAGCTCAGCTAGATGCTTCTAGGGCAGCACAAAGACCAGCGTCCAGACAGCCTGTTCGTGTTCAGCCGAGGGTCAAGGGCACACAGCAAACTACACCTCGGCCGACACCACCTGCAGTGGAGAGTAACCCTAAGAGGATCGCTCGGCTGTACTGCTGGAGGTCACTGCAAGGGGTCTGTGCCTACGTCGTCGGTTTGTTTCGGAGTTAA
- the fgfbp1a gene encoding fibroblast growth factor-binding protein 1 codes for MAFLTNVTILLVLACISHQLILGSCQKSHGRKGRRVDRGYDRDRSGLKGGRQPKSVSVQPIKGKLTTKDKSECTWAATGDDLFILGVICNKGDRSFSCEYVARPSVCPQYVSNVKLYWKQISRALKKQRTLCQDSSALVKAGMCRKAAIDAHFKLHKAQTKTVPHFTPLAAAKAVKSCQPGNKKLAEEYCSDSWSNVCTFLFTMIKDYDC; via the coding sequence ATGGCTTTCCTCACTAACGTCACCATCCTGCTGGTCCTGGCTTGTATTTCTCACCAGCTGATATTGGGCAGCTGTCAAAAGAGCCACGGACGGAAGGGACGAAGGGTTGACAGAGGATATGACAGAGACCGATCAGGGCTGAAGGGAGGCCGCCAACCCAAATCTGTCTCTGTGCAGCCGATAAAGGGCAAACTGACCACCAAAGACAAGTCAGAGTGCACTTGGGCTGCAACTGGCGACGATCTCTTCATACTCGGTGTCATCTGCAATAAGGGGGACAGGAGCTTCAGTTGTGAGTATGTCGCCCGGCCATCTGTTTGTCCACAATATGTCTCCAATGTTAAACTTTACTGGAAGCAAATCTCAAGAGCACTTAAGAAGCAAAGGACTTTGTGCCAAGACAGCAGTGCATTGGTAAAAGCCGGTATGTGCAGAAAGGCTGCAATAGATGCTCACTTCAAACTCCATAAAGCACAGACAAAGACTGTCCCTCATTTCACTCCACTAGCTGCAGCCAAAGCTGTCAAATCCTGTCAACCTGGGAACAAGAAGCTGGCAGAAGAATACTGCAGTGACTCCTGGTCAAATGTTTGCACGTTCCTGTTTACTATGATCAAAGATTATGATTGCTGA